The proteins below are encoded in one region of Microbispora sp. NBC_01189:
- a CDS encoding alpha/beta fold hydrolase translates to MQLYSRSAGSGLPVVLLHAFPLSSAMWLAQREGLAPFCRVITPDLRGFGGTLLGDDEPSVDAMADDVVRLLDQEGVDRAVVGGQSMGGYVTMALCRRHPGRVLGVILADTKAQADPEPVRANRERIAAAVLAGDTGVLLEGLPALVGATTRERRGMVLGRVRGLMQAAPPAAVAWAQRAIAARPDAFGTLRSLPVPALVVVGDEDEISPLPDARAIAEAVPEARLAVIEKAGHLSAIEQPEAFNRVVAEFVKSLAP, encoded by the coding sequence ATGCAGCTCTACTCGCGATCCGCAGGAAGCGGCCTGCCTGTCGTCCTGCTCCACGCGTTTCCGCTGTCCTCGGCGATGTGGCTCGCCCAGCGGGAGGGACTCGCGCCCTTCTGCCGGGTGATCACTCCCGACCTGCGCGGCTTCGGCGGCACGCTCCTCGGCGACGACGAGCCCTCGGTCGACGCGATGGCCGACGACGTGGTGCGGCTGCTCGACCAGGAGGGCGTCGACCGCGCGGTGGTCGGCGGCCAGTCGATGGGCGGTTATGTGACCATGGCGCTGTGCCGCCGCCATCCCGGCCGGGTGCTCGGGGTGATCCTCGCCGACACCAAGGCGCAGGCCGACCCGGAGCCGGTGCGGGCCAACCGGGAGCGGATCGCCGCGGCCGTCCTGGCGGGCGACACCGGCGTCCTGCTCGAAGGGCTGCCCGCGCTGGTCGGCGCGACCACCAGGGAGCGCAGGGGAATGGTCCTCGGGAGGGTCCGCGGGCTCATGCAGGCGGCGCCCCCCGCGGCGGTCGCCTGGGCCCAGCGGGCGATAGCGGCCCGGCCCGACGCGTTCGGCACGCTCCGGTCCCTGCCGGTGCCCGCACTGGTGGTCGTGGGCGACGAGGACGAGATCTCGCCGCTCCCGGACGCGCGGGCGATTGCGGAGGCCGTCCCTGAGGCGCGGCTCGCCGTCATCGAGAAGGCGGGCCACCTGTCCGCCATCGAGCAGCCCGAGGCGTTCAACCGCGTCGTCGCCGAGTTCGTCAAATCCCTCGCGCCCTGA
- a CDS encoding TetR/AcrR family transcriptional regulator, giving the protein MSAAERLADRRERLITAAYSLFAHPGFHSTTIERLCATARISNRAFYECFSSREDLMRAVYDRCIEETLASVGEAIEKAPPRLDDRIVAGIAEYVRFVTADTRRARVMHLEVRRAGNVLSGARQQAVAAFTKIIESSARGAGRTPPLDLHLLALGLIGAITELLIEWVLTEPTPPTDELVEACVFIFRRTFAADGTQTASAY; this is encoded by the coding sequence ATGTCGGCTGCCGAAAGGCTGGCAGACAGGCGGGAACGGCTCATAACAGCCGCCTACTCCTTGTTCGCCCACCCCGGCTTCCACTCCACCACCATCGAGCGGCTCTGCGCGACCGCGCGTATCTCCAACCGCGCCTTCTACGAATGCTTCTCCAGCCGCGAGGACCTGATGCGGGCGGTTTATGACCGGTGCATCGAGGAGACTCTGGCCTCGGTGGGCGAGGCAATCGAGAAGGCCCCGCCCCGACTCGACGACCGCATCGTCGCGGGCATCGCCGAGTATGTCCGCTTCGTCACCGCGGACACGCGACGCGCCCGGGTGATGCACCTGGAGGTACGGCGAGCCGGCAACGTGCTGAGCGGGGCCCGGCAGCAGGCCGTGGCCGCCTTCACCAAAATCATCGAGAGCTCGGCGCGGGGCGCGGGCCGCACGCCCCCTCTGGACCTCCACCTGCTGGCGCTCGGGCTGATCGGCGCGATCACCGAATTGCTGATCGAATGGGTGCTGACCGAACCCACCCCGCCCACGGACGAGCTCGTGGAGGCCTGCGTGTTCATCTTCCGCCGCACCTTCGCGGCGGACGGAACCCAGACGGCCTCCGCTTACTGA
- a CDS encoding DUF2550 family protein — protein MTALEVLTGVVAVLALLVVRGFALARARGTIVCRVRDRRGGWKSGVARYVGGELHWIPFLGLGLRPRHAIARRGLTVSSRRMLGSGEGPAGYWTVVCSADRSAASATRPVMAGPLCLAMSEDALTGFLAWLESAPPSAHLDAA, from the coding sequence GTGACGGCGCTTGAGGTTCTCACGGGCGTTGTCGCCGTGCTCGCACTCCTCGTCGTGCGGGGCTTCGCCCTGGCCCGGGCCCGGGGCACGATCGTGTGCCGGGTACGCGACCGCCGGGGAGGCTGGAAAAGCGGGGTCGCCCGCTACGTAGGGGGAGAACTGCACTGGATCCCGTTCCTGGGACTCGGCCTGAGGCCGCGCCACGCGATCGCGAGGCGCGGCCTCACGGTTTCCAGCCGGAGGATGCTCGGCTCGGGTGAGGGGCCCGCCGGCTACTGGACCGTCGTCTGCTCGGCGGACCGCTCGGCGGCGAGCGCCACCCGGCCCGTCATGGCCGGCCCGCTGTGCCTGGCGATGAGCGAGGACGCCCTGACCGGCTTCCTCGCCTGGCTGGAGTCTGCCCCGCCCAGCGCCCACCTCGACGCCGCTTAG
- a CDS encoding cob(I)yrinic acid a,c-diamide adenosyltransferase: MTRADNDSPVVLSKIYTRTGDDGTTSLGDMSRTRKTDARLAAYADVEEANAAIGVALSTGGLPHDVVAVLGRVQNELFDVGADLCNPVVDDPAGMEYAPLRVEESYIVWLEEQCDRFNATLKPLRSFILPGGAPATAFLHLARTVVRRAERMAWAALEAHDDVNPLTAKYLNRLSDLMFILCRVASAGDDVLWKPGATR; this comes from the coding sequence ATGACCCGAGCCGACAACGACAGCCCGGTCGTACTGTCCAAGATCTACACCCGTACGGGCGACGACGGCACGACCTCCCTCGGCGACATGAGCCGCACCCGCAAGACCGATGCCCGCCTGGCCGCGTACGCCGACGTCGAGGAGGCCAACGCGGCGATCGGCGTCGCCCTGTCCACCGGCGGCCTGCCGCACGACGTGGTGGCGGTGCTGGGCAGGGTGCAGAACGAGTTGTTCGACGTGGGCGCGGACCTGTGCAATCCCGTCGTGGACGATCCCGCGGGGATGGAGTACGCCCCGCTGCGGGTGGAGGAGTCCTACATCGTCTGGCTCGAAGAACAGTGCGACCGGTTCAACGCGACCCTCAAGCCGCTGCGCAGCTTCATCCTGCCCGGCGGGGCCCCCGCCACGGCCTTCCTCCACCTCGCCCGCACGGTCGTACGGCGGGCCGAGCGGATGGCCTGGGCGGCGCTGGAGGCGCACGACGACGTCAATCCCCTGACGGCCAAGTATCTGAACCGCCTGTCGGACCTGATGTTCATCCTGTGCCGCGTGGCCTCCGCCGGCGACGACGTCCTCTGGAAGCCCGGCGCCACCCGCTAG
- the mce gene encoding methylmalonyl-CoA epimerase, translating into MLLRIDHVGVACHNLEEKIEFYESVFGLTVVSREVNEEQGVREAMLHVADGDQGASYVQLLEPLHPDTAVGRFLAKRGEGVHHIGYGVADVTKALEDIGAKGVRLVDERPRHGSMGASIAFLHPKDVGGVLTELVESSKR; encoded by the coding sequence ATGCTCCTGCGAATCGACCACGTGGGCGTGGCCTGTCACAACCTCGAAGAGAAGATCGAGTTCTACGAGTCGGTCTTCGGGCTGACCGTCGTCAGCCGGGAGGTGAACGAGGAGCAGGGCGTCCGGGAGGCGATGCTGCACGTCGCCGACGGCGACCAGGGTGCGTCGTATGTCCAGCTTCTCGAACCGCTGCACCCCGACACAGCCGTGGGCAGGTTCCTCGCCAAGCGGGGCGAGGGCGTGCATCATATCGGGTACGGCGTGGCGGACGTCACCAAAGCCCTGGAGGATATCGGAGCGAAGGGCGTGCGCCTGGTCGACGAGCGGCCCAGACACGGGTCGATGGGAGCTTCGATCGCGTTTCTGCATCCCAAGGACGTGGGAGGGGTTCTCACCGAGCTTGTGGAGTCGTCCAAGCGTTAA
- the nucS gene encoding endonuclease NucS, whose product MRLVIARCSVDYVGRLTAHLPMAPRLVLMKADGSVSIHADDRAFKPLNWMNPPCKVREETIDGVLTWSVVHGKTGEKLVLTIEEVLHDSSHELGVDPGLRKDGVEAHLQELLAEHITTLGDGWTLVRREYMTAIGPVDILCRDHLGGAVAVEIKRRGDIDGVEQLTRYLELLNRDPRLAPVKGIFAAQEIKPQARVLAADRGIDCLTLDYAGLRGIEPENPTLF is encoded by the coding sequence ATGCGGCTGGTCATCGCGCGGTGCAGCGTCGATTACGTGGGGCGGCTGACGGCTCACCTTCCCATGGCGCCCCGGCTCGTCCTGATGAAGGCGGACGGAAGCGTGTCCATCCACGCTGACGACCGGGCGTTCAAGCCACTGAACTGGATGAACCCGCCCTGCAAGGTGCGCGAGGAGACGATCGACGGCGTGCTCACCTGGTCGGTGGTGCACGGCAAGACCGGCGAGAAGCTGGTGCTGACCATCGAGGAGGTCCTGCACGACTCCAGCCACGAGCTCGGCGTCGATCCGGGGCTGCGCAAGGACGGCGTCGAGGCGCACCTGCAGGAGCTGCTGGCCGAGCACATCACCACGCTCGGGGACGGCTGGACGCTGGTGCGCCGGGAGTACATGACCGCCATCGGGCCGGTGGACATCCTCTGCCGCGACCATCTCGGCGGCGCGGTGGCGGTGGAGATCAAACGGCGCGGCGACATCGACGGCGTGGAGCAGCTCACCCGCTATCTCGAACTGCTCAACCGCGACCCGCGCCTGGCGCCCGTGAAGGGAATCTTCGCCGCCCAGGAGATCAAGCCGCAGGCGCGCGTGCTCGCCGCCGACCGCGGCATCGACTGCCTCACACTCGACTACGCCGGCCTGCGCGGCATCGAGCCGGAGAACCCCACGCTTTTCTAG
- a CDS encoding DivIVA domain-containing protein — MQSDIDAQLNNFFEDAPSREFDVVLRGYDRHQVHDHLKTLDTELRQAKEQVSGLQRELSDSQRQLQEQERPTYSGLGARIEQLLRLAEEQATELVQAARSEANEIRAAAKVDAADLRAAAENEAAEKRALATREVEEMRSTADRDAEEIRSTARRESDELTATTEREVAKIRATADHEVAEKRADAEREIAKLRTTTEREVAQLRASTKRERDEVLTTAKRQADEMRAQAQRILEESEAKRAQDEAEFEIQLAARREDAERQEAERHATAQANTQKLVAEAEQRAATAEQRAAKATQQAEQTRREADTHAKQLLANARKNADQLVAEAKTSADTIVTDAKNEAERTRTAMQRQVDELTRQRDSITSHLAQLRQLLGGAPLPGMEAEPAPVTAAPAKPALSAAPPIAEKPVVSATPAEPISSAKSDDDSEWWQE, encoded by the coding sequence ATGCAGTCCGACATCGACGCCCAGCTCAACAACTTCTTCGAGGATGCCCCTTCCCGCGAATTCGACGTGGTGCTCCGGGGTTATGACCGGCACCAGGTCCACGACCACCTGAAGACGCTCGACACCGAACTGCGTCAGGCCAAGGAGCAGGTCAGCGGGCTTCAGCGGGAGCTCTCCGACTCCCAGCGCCAGCTCCAGGAGCAGGAGCGGCCCACCTACTCCGGTCTCGGCGCCCGCATCGAGCAGCTGCTGCGGCTGGCGGAGGAGCAGGCCACCGAGCTGGTGCAGGCGGCCAGGTCGGAGGCGAACGAGATCCGCGCCGCCGCCAAGGTGGACGCCGCCGACCTGCGGGCCGCGGCGGAGAACGAGGCGGCGGAGAAGCGGGCGCTGGCCACTCGCGAGGTCGAGGAGATGCGCAGCACCGCCGATCGCGACGCCGAGGAGATCCGCTCCACCGCACGGCGCGAGTCCGACGAGCTGACCGCGACGACCGAGCGCGAGGTCGCCAAGATCCGCGCCACCGCCGACCACGAGGTCGCCGAGAAGCGGGCCGACGCCGAGCGGGAGATCGCCAAGCTGCGCACCACGACCGAGCGTGAGGTCGCCCAGCTGCGGGCCTCGACCAAGCGCGAGCGCGACGAGGTGCTCACCACGGCCAAGCGCCAGGCGGACGAGATGCGGGCGCAGGCGCAGCGGATCCTTGAGGAGTCGGAGGCCAAGCGGGCCCAGGACGAGGCGGAGTTCGAGATCCAGCTCGCCGCCCGCCGCGAGGACGCCGAGCGCCAGGAGGCCGAGCGGCACGCCACCGCCCAGGCCAACACCCAGAAGCTGGTCGCCGAGGCCGAGCAGCGCGCCGCCACCGCCGAGCAGCGGGCCGCCAAGGCCACGCAGCAGGCCGAGCAGACCCGCCGCGAGGCCGACACCCACGCCAAGCAGCTGCTGGCCAACGCGCGCAAGAACGCGGACCAGCTCGTGGCGGAGGCCAAGACCAGCGCCGACACGATAGTGACCGACGCCAAGAACGAGGCCGAGCGCACCCGTACGGCGATGCAGCGCCAGGTGGACGAGCTCACCCGCCAGCGCGACAGCATCACCAGCCACCTCGCCCAGCTCCGTCAGCTGCTCGGCGGCGCCCCGCTGCCGGGCATGGAGGCGGAGCCGGCCCCGGTCACCGCGGCTCCGGCGAAGCCCGCCCTGTCGGCCGCTCCGCCCATCGCGGAAAAGCCGGTCGTGTCCGCCACGCCGGCGGAGCCGATCAGCTCGGCCAAGAGCGACGACGACTCGGAGTGGTGGCAGGAGTAG
- a CDS encoding alpha/beta hydrolase, which yields MDIRASTVLPARREDIELRTADGLTLVGELATPETGPPAATLVCLHPLPTHGGMMDSHVLRKASYRLPALAGIAVLRFNTRGTTSDRGTSQGAFDEGEGERWDVAAALEYADFHDLPNPWLLGWSFGTELALRWGRDPLVRGAILLSPPLKRAGDEDVAAWGEFGRPLVALVPELDDYLRPEEAARRFAAAPQAEVIGVDGAKHLWVGEPYVRVVLDEVVRRLNPAAAPLPTTV from the coding sequence ATGGACATCAGGGCGTCCACGGTGCTGCCGGCCCGGCGCGAGGACATCGAGCTGCGGACGGCGGACGGGCTGACCCTCGTCGGCGAGCTGGCGACGCCCGAGACCGGGCCGCCCGCGGCCACGCTGGTCTGCCTGCACCCCCTGCCCACCCACGGCGGCATGATGGACAGCCACGTGCTGCGCAAGGCGTCGTACCGGCTGCCCGCGCTGGCCGGCATCGCCGTGCTGCGCTTCAACACGCGCGGCACGACCTCCGACCGGGGCACCTCGCAGGGGGCGTTCGACGAGGGCGAGGGGGAGAGGTGGGACGTGGCCGCCGCCCTGGAGTACGCCGACTTCCACGACCTGCCGAACCCGTGGCTGCTCGGCTGGTCGTTCGGCACCGAGCTCGCGTTGCGGTGGGGCCGCGACCCGCTCGTGCGGGGCGCGATCCTGCTGTCGCCGCCGCTGAAGCGGGCCGGGGACGAGGACGTCGCCGCCTGGGGCGAGTTCGGCCGCCCGCTGGTGGCCCTCGTTCCCGAGCTGGACGACTACCTGCGCCCCGAGGAGGCCGCACGGCGGTTCGCCGCGGCGCCGCAGGCCGAGGTCATCGGCGTCGATGGGGCCAAGCACCTGTGGGTCGGCGAGCCGTACGTGCGGGTCGTGCTCGACGAGGTCGTCAGGCGCCTGAACCCCGCCGCCGCGCCGCTCCCCACCACCGTGTGA
- a CDS encoding DUF4230 domain-containing protein: MDRKTRPSFAPADAGPGADSATDATTGAGIPARRRGRGWRVLAGLLLVIALLVVGARLTWSWIDPLGDQTIDRSGPALLRSMQNLSRFEAATGEFQVIVDLEKDAKFLPDAIKGSRTLFVGAGSVDAYVEFSGLPKDALTVSPDRTAVTVRLPHAELEKPNLDNKRSYVFAQERGIFDRISDLLSSSPQNQQELYVLAERKIGDAAAAGDLRSRADQNTKAMLEGMLKSLGFTTVTIKYTGEP; encoded by the coding sequence GTGGACCGAAAGACACGTCCCTCCTTCGCGCCGGCCGACGCCGGCCCCGGGGCAGACTCCGCCACCGACGCCACGACGGGCGCCGGCATACCCGCCCGCCGCCGGGGGCGCGGCTGGCGGGTGCTCGCCGGTCTGCTCCTCGTGATCGCTCTGCTCGTGGTCGGCGCCCGCCTGACCTGGTCCTGGATCGACCCGCTGGGCGACCAGACCATCGACAGGAGCGGGCCCGCGCTGCTGCGGTCGATGCAGAACCTGAGCCGCTTCGAGGCCGCGACCGGCGAGTTCCAGGTCATCGTCGATCTGGAGAAGGACGCGAAGTTCCTGCCCGACGCCATCAAGGGCAGCCGGACGCTGTTCGTCGGAGCCGGCAGCGTCGACGCGTACGTGGAGTTCTCGGGTCTGCCGAAGGACGCGCTCACGGTCTCTCCCGACCGCACGGCGGTGACCGTACGGCTGCCGCACGCCGAGCTGGAGAAGCCGAACCTCGACAACAAGCGGTCGTACGTGTTCGCGCAGGAGCGGGGCATCTTCGACCGCATCTCCGACCTGCTGTCGTCGTCGCCGCAGAACCAGCAGGAGCTGTACGTCCTGGCCGAACGCAAGATCGGTGACGCCGCCGCCGCCGGCGACCTGCGCTCCAGGGCCGACCAGAACACCAAGGCCATGCTGGAGGGCATGCTGAAGTCGCTCGGCTTCACCACCGTCACGATCAAGTACACCGGCGAACCCTGA
- a CDS encoding F0F1 ATP synthase subunit epsilon yields the protein MAKLRVGVVSPERELWTGEADMVIAKTVDGEIGIMPEHAPVLGVLVEGGVLRVKRDGDADLVAAVHGGFISVANNDVSILAETAELGSEVDVARAKDALQRAQASIEADQEDADARHQARRAAARLRAAGEEV from the coding sequence GTGGCAAAGCTTCGCGTGGGCGTCGTCTCGCCGGAACGTGAGCTCTGGACGGGCGAGGCCGACATGGTCATTGCCAAGACCGTGGACGGCGAGATCGGTATTATGCCGGAACACGCTCCCGTGCTCGGCGTCCTCGTCGAGGGCGGGGTGCTGCGCGTCAAGCGCGACGGCGACGCCGATCTCGTCGCGGCCGTGCACGGCGGGTTCATCTCCGTCGCCAACAACGACGTGTCGATCCTGGCGGAGACGGCCGAGCTCGGCTCCGAGGTTGACGTCGCACGGGCCAAGGACGCGTTGCAGCGTGCGCAGGCCTCGATCGAGGCCGACCAGGAGGACGCGGACGCGCGGCACCAGGCCAGGCGCGCGGCTGCCCGGCTGCGGGCCGCCGGCGAAGAGGTCTGA
- the meaB gene encoding methylmalonyl Co-A mutase-associated GTPase MeaB, translating to MDVRELAAQVRLGRPRAVARLISLVENAAENIAENVTGNVTGNATGNAARAGGAGEAEPRGGNRVLREVMADLATGAARPYTARVIGLTGAPGVGKSTSTGMLIRAFRRRGCRVGVLAVDPSSPFTGGALLGDRVRMQEHATDPEVFIRSMSSRGHLGGLAWATPQALRVLEAAGCDVILVETVGVGQAEVDVARLADTTVVILAPGMGDGVQAAKAGILEVADVLVVNKADRDGAQATVRELRNMTGLAEPPWRPPIVTTVASREEGADDLTAALDKHQAYLDESGEGRRRRLARARDEIEAIALAGLRSRFAGLHGDRLDALAARLLDAGTDPYTAADDLLAALR from the coding sequence GTGGACGTCCGGGAGCTGGCCGCCCAGGTGCGGCTGGGACGGCCGAGGGCGGTGGCCCGGCTGATCTCGCTCGTCGAGAACGCCGCGGAGAACATCGCCGAGAACGTCACAGGGAACGTCACAGGGAATGCCACTGGGAACGCCGCGCGTGCCGGTGGTGCAGGCGAGGCGGAGCCGCGGGGAGGCAACCGTGTCCTGCGCGAGGTCATGGCCGACCTCGCCACCGGCGCGGCCCGGCCGTACACCGCCCGGGTGATCGGCCTGACCGGCGCCCCCGGCGTCGGCAAGTCGACCTCGACCGGCATGCTCATCCGGGCGTTCCGCAGACGGGGCTGCAGGGTGGGGGTGCTGGCGGTGGATCCGTCCAGCCCGTTCACCGGCGGCGCGCTGCTCGGCGACCGCGTGCGGATGCAGGAGCACGCGACCGATCCGGAGGTCTTCATCCGCAGCATGTCCAGCCGGGGCCACCTGGGCGGGCTCGCGTGGGCCACGCCGCAGGCGCTGCGGGTGCTGGAGGCGGCCGGCTGCGACGTGATTCTCGTCGAGACGGTCGGCGTCGGTCAGGCCGAGGTGGACGTCGCCCGGCTGGCGGACACCACCGTCGTCATCCTCGCCCCCGGCATGGGTGACGGCGTGCAGGCCGCGAAGGCGGGCATCCTCGAGGTCGCCGACGTGCTGGTGGTGAACAAGGCCGACCGGGACGGCGCCCAGGCGACGGTGCGCGAGCTGCGGAACATGACGGGGCTCGCCGAGCCGCCCTGGCGTCCCCCGATCGTCACGACCGTCGCGTCCAGGGAGGAGGGCGCCGACGATCTGACGGCCGCGCTCGACAAGCACCAGGCCTACCTGGACGAGTCGGGCGAGGGGCGCAGGCGGCGGCTGGCCCGCGCCCGCGACGAGATCGAGGCCATCGCGCTCGCCGGGCTCCGCTCCCGCTTCGCCGGGCTGCACGGCGACCGCCTGGACGCGCTGGCCGCGCGGCTGCTCGACGCGGGGACCGACCCCTACACCGCCGCCGACGACCTCCTCGCCGCGCTGCGCTGA
- a CDS encoding ATP/GTP-binding protein produces MSPRRARRRGPFERPDGRAARPVGGSVPGVDRVESAPDGEWVVRNVSGAIQGKAYRCPGCEQEIGPGLPHVVSWPAWSGGEDERRHWHTACWRNRVNRGPGRSRY; encoded by the coding sequence GTGAGCCCCCGCCGTGCCCGCCGCCGCGGCCCGTTCGAACGCCCGGACGGCCGCGCGGCACGTCCGGTCGGCGGCTCGGTCCCGGGCGTGGACCGCGTGGAGAGCGCGCCGGACGGGGAATGGGTCGTCCGCAACGTCTCCGGGGCCATCCAGGGCAAGGCGTACCGGTGTCCGGGCTGCGAGCAGGAGATCGGTCCTGGGCTGCCGCACGTGGTGAGCTGGCCGGCGTGGTCCGGGGGAGAGGACGAGCGGCGGCACTGGCACACGGCGTGCTGGCGCAACCGGGTCAACCGGGGCCCGGGCCGCAGCCGCTACTGA
- a CDS encoding MarR family winged helix-turn-helix transcriptional regulator produces MTGSRPLKLPFDPIERAAETWRATFGPSSAMAAVTSIMRAHQILLAQLDTLLKPYDLTFARYEALVLLTFSRSGALPLSKIGERLMVHPTSVTNTVDRLERAGLVRRMRNPRDGRGVLAEITAEGRDIVRRATDDLMNAGFGLGMYDDAELGEMFGLLRTLRVAAGDFGP; encoded by the coding sequence GTGACCGGTTCCCGGCCGCTCAAGCTCCCGTTCGACCCGATCGAGAGGGCCGCCGAGACCTGGCGCGCGACGTTCGGGCCGTCGTCCGCCATGGCCGCCGTGACTTCGATCATGAGAGCCCATCAGATCCTGCTGGCGCAACTGGACACGCTGCTCAAGCCCTACGACCTGACCTTCGCCAGGTACGAGGCGCTCGTGCTGCTGACGTTCAGCAGGTCGGGGGCGCTGCCGTTGTCGAAGATCGGCGAGCGGCTGATGGTGCATCCCACGAGCGTCACCAACACGGTCGACCGGCTGGAGCGCGCCGGGCTGGTGCGGCGCATGCGCAACCCGCGCGACGGCCGCGGGGTGCTCGCCGAGATCACCGCTGAGGGCCGGGACATCGTACGGCGGGCCACGGACGACCTGATGAACGCCGGTTTCGGCCTGGGCATGTACGACGACGCCGAACTGGGCGAGATGTTCGGCCTGCTCCGGACGCTTCGGGTCGCGGCGGGCGATTTCGGCCCCTGA
- a CDS encoding acetyl-CoA C-acetyltransferase, whose translation MSGSVIVAGARTPIGRLLGSLSGLSAVELGGIAIKAALERAGVSPDQVQYVIMGQVLQAGAGQIPSRQAAVKAGIPMTVPSLTINKVCLSGLDAIALAGQLIRAGEFDVVVAGGMESMTNAPHLLPGLRKGVKYGGAGILDSTAYDGLTDAFDQIAMGESTERHNARLGLTREEQDAFSARSHQRAAEATEKGLFDDEIVPVALPRRRGEPVLFSADEGIRGDTTPEALAKLRPAFTEDGTITAGSASQISDGAVAVVVMSRARAEELGLEWLAEIGAHGNVAGPDNSLQSQPANAISQALAKQGIGVDDLDLLEINEAFAQVVLQSAKELGVPLDKVNVNGGGIALGHPIGASGARIVLTLAHELRRRGGGLGAAGLCGGGGQGDALIIRVPAPGA comes from the coding sequence ATGTCTGGTTCCGTCATCGTCGCCGGAGCACGCACGCCCATCGGACGCCTTCTCGGCTCACTGTCCGGCCTGTCCGCCGTCGAACTCGGCGGAATCGCGATCAAGGCGGCGCTGGAGCGGGCGGGCGTCTCCCCTGACCAGGTCCAGTACGTGATCATGGGTCAGGTGCTCCAGGCGGGCGCCGGGCAGATCCCCTCCCGCCAGGCCGCGGTGAAGGCCGGAATCCCCATGACCGTGCCCTCCCTCACCATCAACAAGGTCTGCCTCTCGGGCCTGGACGCGATCGCGCTGGCCGGCCAGCTCATCCGCGCGGGCGAGTTCGACGTCGTGGTCGCGGGCGGTATGGAGTCGATGACGAACGCCCCGCACCTGCTGCCCGGCCTGCGCAAGGGCGTGAAGTACGGCGGCGCCGGGATCCTGGACTCGACGGCGTACGACGGGCTGACCGACGCCTTCGACCAGATCGCCATGGGGGAGTCCACCGAGCGTCACAACGCGAGGCTCGGCCTGACCCGCGAGGAGCAGGACGCCTTCTCCGCGCGCTCGCACCAGCGCGCCGCCGAGGCCACCGAGAAGGGCCTGTTCGACGACGAGATCGTCCCGGTCGCGCTGCCGCGGCGAAGGGGGGAGCCGGTCCTGTTCTCGGCCGACGAGGGCATCCGAGGGGACACCACGCCGGAGGCCCTGGCGAAGCTGCGGCCGGCGTTCACCGAGGACGGCACGATCACGGCCGGGTCCGCCTCGCAGATCTCCGACGGCGCCGTCGCCGTGGTCGTGATGTCGCGGGCCAGGGCCGAGGAGTTGGGCCTCGAGTGGCTGGCCGAGATCGGCGCGCACGGCAACGTGGCCGGGCCGGACAACTCGCTCCAGTCGCAGCCCGCCAACGCGATCAGCCAGGCGCTGGCCAAGCAGGGGATCGGCGTGGACGACCTCGACCTGCTGGAGATCAACGAGGCGTTCGCCCAGGTCGTGCTGCAGTCGGCGAAGGAGCTCGGCGTCCCGCTCGACAAGGTCAACGTCAACGGCGGCGGCATCGCGCTCGGCCACCCGATCGGCGCGTCCGGCGCCCGCATCGTGCTGACCCTGGCCCACGAGCTGCGCAGGCGTGGCGGCGGCCTCGGCGCGGCCGGGCTGTGCGGCGGCGGCGGCCAGGGCGACGCACTGATCATCCGGGTGCCCGCGCCCGGGGCCTGA